A single region of the Opitutus sp. genome encodes:
- a CDS encoding translation initiation factor encodes MSKDKIATDGGQNLGQNPFGALGGLALPSRPVGAAAPVSAQAADSETPKAGETKPAKNRGRVEVLRMTAGRGGKTVTVARAFVGIGLPEKEQLAKKMQKACGCGGTVKDGQIEVQGDKRDEVARILTEAGFRPVMAGG; translated from the coding sequence ATGAGCAAAGACAAAATCGCGACGGATGGCGGGCAGAACTTGGGGCAAAACCCCTTCGGCGCCTTGGGCGGCTTGGCACTGCCGAGTCGGCCGGTGGGCGCGGCGGCTCCTGTGTCGGCGCAGGCTGCCGATAGCGAAACGCCTAAAGCGGGCGAGACGAAGCCGGCGAAAAATCGAGGGCGCGTCGAGGTGTTGCGCATGACCGCTGGACGGGGCGGCAAGACCGTCACGGTGGCGCGGGCGTTTGTGGGCATCGGTTTGCCGGAGAAGGAGCAGCTCGCCAAAAAAATGCAGAAGGCGTGCGGCTGCGGCGGCACGGTTAAGGACGGCCAAATCGAGGTGCAGGGCGACAAACGCGATGAGGTGGCGCGGATTCTCACCGAGGCGGGTTTCCGGCCGGTGATGGCTGGCGGTTAA